A segment of the Populus alba chromosome 9, ASM523922v2, whole genome shotgun sequence genome:
ctaattattatttataatttttatatttaatttattaatgcatataatttttaatttatttaattacatatatggatagattttttaattttgatttaaatttttttacaacaaaaacGTGTTAAAAACACttgtatatatcttttttatttgaaaaaatatatctgacttgcaataaaatacaaatcaagTATCTAGTGTAAATAAAGatctcatttgtttttgtattttaaaaatatttttgaaaaaatttaattttttttattttttatttactttaaattatttttttgaatgttttcatattattttaatgtatttatattaaaaatatattttttttaaaaaaaattattttaaaatatttttaaattaaaaatatttttaaaaataatcattcctCCTGTATTCCGGAGCACCCACAGAAATGAAAGTTAAGAAGTCTTAATGGGTCCTCCACATTTATTAGCATATATCCCTATACCCATCTTGTTTGGAGAAGGGACAGAGAAGGAATTCTGAAGTTGTACATATAGGATTTGTTAATATAAGAATATTGTAAAGAAAGCagtaaataatacaataaatcaAAAAAGCATAATTGAAAGTCATAAAGGTAAAAAGAAGGGTAGAGCATAATTGAAAGTAAAGTCATAAAGGTTAAAAAGAAGGGTAGAGCATAATTGAAAGTCATAAAggtaaatttgaagaaaaagttgAACCATagtggaaaaaaatttaaatagaaatatgaataattctagatttttttttctcttgtaaaCATTAGTTATTCTGGAAAAATCTCACTGGTGCCGTAAACATTTAATTATTGCCTTACTATTGTGAATTAATCGTTATCCAATTGTAAAGAATgatgtgtttgttttctaaaaaataattttttaaaaattaatttttaaatttttttgtatttgtttgttattagaaaagttgttaaatcaacggaaaacacttttcagttcaatgaaaaatacttttccagtaaaaaataatttggcttggtttacaggaaagtgttttctttttattttgatcggaaaacactttccggaagttgtgaaaaatttataaatatcatattatttgctaattatatcaaatttggtcctcgaatttttgattgctatatatatatatatatatatatatatatatatatattttgttctgaatatttgtttttcaatttcatcctttagaatttaatttttatattaactttggtctttatttttataattgctatttgattttcccttattattttttaattaaagttttttatctatcaaatttggttctcattctttggattgttacttattttatttgaaataatttatgaaatgttaattattattattttaatttctttatcttccaatttttttattttttaaatttgatctctattattttgattattatttattttatttgagataatttatgaaattatatttttttcaattttattctcattcaacttttttaatttgtaagatttgttccttgttattttaataaatttaagaaaaataaaatattaataagttattttccaggtcatttttcatgacataaccaaacactggaaagtgttttccaaacatatttttcattacactaccaaacattgaaaaaatactttctcggaattcacttttttaaaaaataactacttttcagcaaacaaacggggccgaAAATTGAGGTTTTCCCCTCTTTAGTattgtttgttaaagttttgaatttgatctctaataaataaatcattttccaaTTTAGCCCAATTGCTCGTAAttaattggaaaatatttattttaaatttattgggtTTAGTACTAAACTATCGTgtcctttaaatttatttatcatctTAAATTTCCCATGTTTCTTATATTAACTAAACTTGTACTTCATATGTGATAAgccatataatatatataagaggAGAATATTTATTGTATATGAGATTTTTGGGttagaatataaataaaaaaaatcccagacaaagttctaataataattaaaatagttatGTCGTTATTATTGCTACTATTATCTAATAACACttgtaatcaaaataaatataattattatcacattaTTCATCTTTAATGACACTGTCATTACTTTTATGTTAACTTTAACTGCTATGTAATattattaaagtttattttgaaatataaatacaattattttttacttaaaaatatattatttataatttacttttatttttgttttacttattaaaaatagaataatattttcaatttaacttatatataatttctttatttaagtgatctaaaaaattttttagtataaataagaattttttttttgttcgtttatgttaatctaaattaatttaacagcACCGGACACCGGAACTAGTGAGAGAAAGCTTCTGGGAATTCAGCAAACCAGAATCATAAATAGAAAACATCTTCACACTACTATTAGAACAAACACAAGTAAAACAAGATAGATTGACACAAACTCCTTCGTGCCATCAATCttagaaacaagaaaagaaaagccaaaCGAGCATAGATATGTACAGATAAATAGATAGATAGACAACACTCAAACTAGACATTTGAAGCAATTTTGTCCATGATGTTTCCCAGAACATTGCTGGACTCCCTCAACAACTTGATGCTCACATTCAGCTTCTCACGCTTTGCAGCTACAGCTGGAGATTCCTCTAACATTCTTTCTATCGCACCATCATGTCTACCGACAAGCTCCTGGACGATCTCCTCTTGCAATTCCTTGTTCACAAGATTTCGAACACAAAACTGCAAATGCAGAGCCATAAAATCAACCAACCTCCTCAAAACAATTTTCCAGTAAGCAGTCATTCTCATTTTCAAGTCGAAAGCTTGAAGCAAAACATGCTCCTCATACCCCCTGAGACCTGCAATTGGAACCACTCCCAAACCTTCAATCTTGAATGTAGAAACGTACCCATTTTCCAGGACATCACGCGTGAAATCATGCTGTTGAGCCATGAGCTTGTTCCAGTCATTCATGTATTCAGGATTGCTTGTATAATCTGTCAGTTTCTCCATTTGAACAATCTCTGTGACCCAATTTCTAGAATGCTCTTTCATTCTTGCTATGAGATTATGGCTTGCTCGTCTAGTGGATAGCTGAAGCCGGTGGTAGTTTTCCGAGTGATGCATCAAAACAGATATGACCACACCTTCAATGTAAGTCCATACTTTGTCAACAAAGGCAACTGGTATGTGCGATATCTTTTCAACCTTTTTCTGCAGAATAGCAAGGAAGGTGGTGCGGGAAAGGAAATTTGGCAATTGAATCCCTTTGGCTTCCTCCAAAACCTGAATCTCATCCATCAAAAAGTTCCCTGTAAGGTCATTTTCAGAGCACTTATGAAGTTCATCTGAGTATTGGTCGAGCATTTCAACCAATCTGGCAGTGCaatgcatatttttatcttctAGATACTCATCATAGTCTCCTCTCACAATGATCTTGTTTAGCGACTCTTTGGCGGATCCAACAATGCCCATGAAAGTTGTCAGGGCTTCACCAACCGACGACAAAGTCTTAGGCATCCTGTTCAGTTCCGAGACACTTGCATTCAGCTTCTCATTACTCGTCCTCACTATCTCTGGCAAGCATCTTGCTATTATAGTTGCTTGAGTGTGAACCAGTTTTTGAGCCAAAACTGGGATGCCCACCATGGATTTATCAAGAGGATGATTTTCAAACGAGTCAGCTTCTTCCTTGCGTGCTTCCTTGTAAGATTTATCACCAATGATCTGTGGAAGTGATTCCACTTCGTTTTCCGAGCTATTCGACATTTCTTCACTCACTGAACCACAATGATTAAGCACTAATTTTGTTGACAGAGAGAAACTTCGAATAATTGccttgctattttttaatttgttatgcTTCAAATGAAGAGGGGAAAGTGAGCATTTAGTGAGTCAGGTGGGATGTGAAATAGTGTGGACTCGGGAATCTTTCTTTTTGCGACGACTGAAGATTAgactttctttttccaaaaacGAGAAAGAGATGATCCGTACTAGGGTGGTTCCTTTCAAATGAGTGGCCTTCCCATGGAATATTTAAAAGAGGTTTGTAATCTTGCGTGATGGATGGCTCTCCTTCTCTTGGAAGTTGTGACCGAAATATCTTTAGTCCAATCTTTGAAAAAGTGATTGAGAGCTCAATTTAAGCTTATCAAGTAGAAATCAAAATGATACCATGACGAGGAAACAagagaataaacaaaaaatcacacataattttatattaatagaaagaattaaataactttttaaataataaaatatcttttttaaaataatattatataattgttttggtataattttggaaatttatttaattaaataactatttgatttttctaattatataactatagtattttatattaattacattctagtcctccattttaaaaaattatttatagtcAAGTCACACTTATTAGttatatgaatttaaattttgacaaaaaatttttaatatgtataaccTATTAAGTCTTTAATAGTtggtttaaatataaattattattttcatgaaaatagaattactaaataaattaactaatttaatttattatcaatttaataattaattaagttatatttgaaaatcaagtatATTATCTAGCAACGTGTTATGATCCTCTAAATATTACAAAAGTCATATATGGTTTAATGTAACCTTTTGTTGACTagtttctcagtgtaattattatccatTCATAAAAAACATTCTAATTTAGATATCACTAGTTAGGTGGCCCGCGCTACGCCATTGGCCgacattttattttcataaaaatatatcaaaaaaatataagacaaaAAATGTTGGGTTTGGTTGCAATGCTGGACCCAAGAGCTTTGAGTCTATTTAACTTGTCTACTCAAATTCTTAtactttttaatcttttttttaaattgatttttcttcaatactcataatagtattttttaaaatttttttattaaagataataataataataataataataataataataatttttaattttatccttcaaatcaaatctaaggttgtttttcaatattgatagtaattttttttcaaatttattaattattttataaataatattaattataataaaaataacaatatttataatacaaataataataatttttatattaatacttttaattatattaaaataataatatttataatataaataataatatttagaaacctAAGACTTAAGAGCATTAGGTCTTGAAGCAGGACGCATTTTGATTGGGTTTGGAGGCAGAACCCAATTGAAATGGGTCCTAATATAGGATACAATCGTAATGGATCTTGATAGAGGATCCATGAACCTTGGGTCCTAGCGCAGGACCCAAGATAATTGAGTGCGGCTCCTATAGGACCCAACTCTAATGGATCCTGCTAGGGACATGACCTaacacatgatttatttatatatttaataatatatataattcaaaactattgaataaaaaatctaaagacaataaaacattgataaaattttgaatCTCACACTAatgtcataaaattaaaatatcttctattacccaaaataatattatattataatatttctaaattatttttaatagattttattattaaaaaactctcttatataatacaaatatataaaatatatgatgtgaataaaaaaattattgagagctccatcaactttaatatgataatatgaaagaaaaaaataaaaaaattttaatttttttttttaaattatataagaaaaaaaaattaaaagaattgggTCCTGTTAGGGGTAGGACCCAATGCTGATGGGTCCTACTAAGGACAGGACTCATGCTGATGGGTCATGCTCCCAGCAGAAACCAAGGTTGACGAGTCCAGCTACAACACGACCCAAGCGTGATTGGGGGCGTTGCTTCTCTGTCAAAAGCTATTGGTTCTGGCTTGATAGCCAGACccaaaacactttgaaaatgTATAATAGCGTTGGGCCTTGCCGGCCATCCAGATCCAAACCACTTCAAAAAGGTGTTGGGTCTGGCTGCCCAGCCAGATCCATCGATCTTAGGTCTGGCAACGCAGCCATACCTAAGGGTATTGGATTGGGTTCCACAACTAGATCCAAGGATATTAGGTCTGAGATTTTTTGATCTTCtctctaatttaaatttaatttttatacaataaagagaaaataaattgatgtgagttttttatattctaaCAAAATTGGTTGatgataagtgttttttttttatttgtttcaggtTGGGTtggattttcttattaaagtatgtttgtt
Coding sequences within it:
- the LOC118053744 gene encoding dynamin-related protein 4C; this encodes MSNSSENEVESLPQIIGDKSYKEARKEEADSFENHPLDKSMVGIPVLAQKLVHTQATIIARCLPEIVRTSNEKLNASVSELNRMPKTLSSVGEALTTFMGIVGSAKESLNKIIVRGDYDEYLEDKNMHCTARLVEMLDQYSDELHKCSENDLTGNFLMDEIQVLEEAKGIQLPNFLSRTTFLAILQKKVEKISHIPVAFVDKVWTYIEGVVISVLMHHSENYHRLQLSTRRASHNLIARMKEHSRNWVTEIVQMEKLTDYTSNPEYMNDWNKLMAQQHDFTRDVLENGYVSTFKIEGLGVVPIAGLRGYEEHVLLQAFDLKMRMTAYWKIVLRRLVDFMALHLQFCVRNLVNKELQEEIVQELVGRHDGAIERMLEESPAVAAKREKLNVSIKLLRESSNVLGNIMDKIASNV